From Rissa tridactyla isolate bRisTri1 chromosome 7, bRisTri1.patW.cur.20221130, whole genome shotgun sequence, a single genomic window includes:
- the LIAT1 gene encoding protein LIAT1, producing MEGKVLRGREVKGEGSKVAVGGHARPRRQESGTGRRRGARSCLRPPPPQAPGTKIPARKKQQLPHRSATTTVRADKHHHKTREQQGRSPPSLEIPSPGRNPDSAQNRTEENQKDTEINKVVVSTSIILESSQTDRGLSALLNESLRWDGILEDPAAEEERLRIYKMNRRKRYELYIQQHLPAEPCPTVRHSPLLHHRAPCTSSDHTVCKGDCCSCFPEEQA from the exons ATGGAAGGGAAGgtgctgaggggaagggaggtgAAGGGGGAAG GGTcgaaggtggctgtggggggccATGCCAGGCCCCGCAGGCAGGAGAGCGGCACGGGCAGGCGGCGAGGGGCGAGGAGCTGCCTGCGCCCCCCTCCACCACAGGCCCCTGGCACGAAGATACCAgcgagaaagaagcagcagctgccacaCCGGAGTGCCACCACCACTGTGCGGGCAG ataaacaccaccacaaaaccagAGAGCAGCAGGGCCGCTCCCCTCCATCACTTGAAATCCCAAGTCCTGGGAGGAACCCTGACTCAgcccaaaacagaacagaagagaatcagaaggataCAGAAATAAACAAGGTTGTGGTATCAACTTCCATAATTTTGGAATCTAGTCAAACAGATCGAGGTCTTTCTGCTCTGCTTAACGAAAGCCTTCGATGGGATGGGATTCTTGAAGAtcctgcagcagaggaagaaaggctGCGTATCTATAAGATGAACAGAAGGAAACGTTACGAATTGTATATCCAGCAACATTTGCCTGCTGAGCCATGCCCAACTGTCAGGCATTCCCCATTACTCCATCACAGGGCGCCATGCACCAGCAGCGATCACACAGTATGTAAAGGAGATTGCTGCAGTTGTTTTCCGGAGGAGCAAGCGTGA
- the RFLNB gene encoding refilin-B, which yields MVGRLSLREVPDLPDMRKRGDAGLDSPDSGLPPSPGPAPPPWLLASGSPDRAAAANGLPESDPSAPAAANSVFSPSPVLSSCPPRLCPLSFGEGVEFDPLPPKEIRYTSSVKYDSEKHFIDDIYMPVGLSVSSCSQTVICVPNCTWRNYKSEVHLEPRNKPQRFTSTTIVYPKHAKTVYTTTLDYNCRKTVRRFLSSIELETSEYLGNDCVLDGC from the exons ATGGTGGGTCGGCTCAGCCTGCGGGAGGTGCCCGACCTCCCGGACATGAGGAAGCGGGGCGACGCGGGGCTCGACAGCCCCGACTCcgggctgccccccagccccgggcccgCCCCCCCGCCCTGGCTCCTCGCCTCCGGCAGCCCCgaccgcgccgccgccgccaacgGGCTGCCGGAGTCCGACCcgtccgcgcccgccgccgcg AATTCTGTGTTCTCCCCCAGCCCTGTTCTCTCCAGCTGCCCTCCAAGATTGTGTCCTTTATCCTTTGGTGAAGGAGTTGAGTTCGACCCTTTACCACCGAAGGAAATAAG GTACACGTCCTCAGTTAAATACGACTCGGAGAAGCACTTCATCGACGACATCTATATGCCAGTGGGCTTAAGCGTTTCCTCTTGCAGTCAGACGGTCATCTGTGTCCCAAACTGCACGTGGCGCAATTACAAATCAGAGGTCCACTTAGAGCCCCGCAACAAGCCCCAGCGTTTCACCAGCACCACCATCGTCTACCCGAAGCACGCCAAGACTGTGTACACCACCACGCTGGATTACAACTGTCGTAAAACCGTGCGGCGGTTCCTCTCCAGCATAGAGCTGGAAACGTCGGAGTACCTTGGGAATGACTGTGTCCTGGATGGTTGCTGA